Proteins from a genomic interval of Gadus macrocephalus chromosome 2, ASM3116895v1:
- the LOC132475731 gene encoding peripheral myelin protein 22-like, translating to MANGLWNQTDLPTTHPYPQEYLQAVQASSVLACIFSIISILVFLAQLFTLTKGKRFTLAGIFQLLAALSIMIAAAIYTDRFHLKEYTGWYGHCYILAWFSFSITFISSIIYFVLRKKTA from the exons ATGGCTAACGGGCTCTGGAACCAAACTGACCTGCCTACAACCCACCCCTACCCTCAGG AGTACCTCCAGGCAGTTCAGGCCAGCTCGGTGCTCGCATGTATCTTCTCCATCATTTCCATCCTGGTGTTCTTGGCCCAGCTCTTCACCCTAACCAAGGGCAAGAGGTTCACCCTCGCTGGCATCTTCCAGCTGCTTGCCG ctctTTCCATCATGATTGCAGCGGCCATCTACACTGACCGCTTCCACCTGAAAGAGTACACCGGCTGGTACGGCCATTGCTACATCCTGGCCTGGTTCTCCTTCAGCATcaccttcatctcctccatcaTATACTTCGTCTTACGCAAGAAGACGGCGTGA
- the LOC132474355 gene encoding germ cell-specific gene 1-like protein has product MTILQRIRSPGLSFAQTVVSLALGGAALTSSYWCVGVQKVPKPLCSLSRQRRCVPVPGMANASDVLFSWDTGDDRFVFPEFHVGIFYCCQENIYTDAWEEKCRSFHSLTPQSEKAMMWLSVTMELMYMGLLCLSCLLLCLQLCVGACSPAGRRWGQLFNAFAAIFTVLAGLIGMVAHMMFMQVFQTTVSMGPEDFKPHSYGYSWAFYVAWVGFTVCMAAGVSTLNSYTKKVLMAARRYPPASDYTVPYPDSPPPLSHLSPYYDPHPSPSPGSPAAIPPAHATPLSPLPRLPPPSPGDSPRPGRPESLRRSPGEDDGLLR; this is encoded by the exons ATGACGATCCTGCAGCGGATACGCTCCCCGGGGCTGTCCTTCGCCCAGACGGTGGTGTCGCTGGCCCTGGGCGGCGCGGCACTGACCTCGTCCTACTGGTGCGTGGGGGTTCAGAAGGTCCCCAAGCCGCTGTGCTCGCTCTCCCGGCAGCGGCGCTGCGTCCCCGTCCCGGGTATGGCCAACGCCTCCGACGTCTTGTTCTCCTGGGACACCGGGGACGACCGCTTCGTCTTTCCAGAGTTCCACGTGGGTATCTTCTACTGCTGCCAGGAGAACATCTACACGGACGCCTGGG AGGAGAAGTGTCGTAGCTTCCACTCCCTGACTCCTCAATCAGAGAAAG CCATGATGTGGCTGTCGGTCACCATGGAGCTCATGTACATGGGGCTGCTGTGCTTGAGCTGCCTGCTCCTGTGCCTCCAGCTGTGCGTGGGGGCGTGCTCCCCAGCCGGCCGCCGCTGGGGACAGTTGTTCAACGCCTTCGCCGCCATCTTCACCGTCCTGGCAG gTCTGATAGGTATGGTGGCCCACATGATGTTCATGCAGGTGTTCCAGACCACCGTCTCCATGGGACCAGAAGACTTTAAACCACACAGCTACGGATACTCCTGGGCCTTTTa cGTGGCCTGGGTGGGCTTCACGGTGTGCATGGCTGCGGGGGTCTCCACCCTCAACAGCTACACCAAGAAGGTCCTGATGGCGGCCCGCCGCTACCCCCCCGCCTCGGACTACACCGTGCCCTACCccgactccccccctcccctctcccacctctcgcCCTACTACGACCCCCA tccctccccctccccaggttCCCCGGCCGCCATCCCCCCCGCCCATGCcacgcccctctcccccctcccacgcctcccccccccgtctcccggCGACTCCCCCCGACCGGGCCGACCAGAGTCGCTGCGGAGGTCGCCGGGCGAGGACGACGGCCTGCTGCGCTGA